Proteins encoded within one genomic window of Haladaptatus sp. QDMS2:
- a CDS encoding AN1-type zinc finger protein, whose product MSICEYCTDDDDMPYRCKYCEGTFCSKHRLPENHQCLGVTSTSADSRRFESAFSAAVEKPGTRGARYKPTQKHKTRRQEHEPTSSREFERSDSPQPRGQSGQRTEFGKLSGGDAGPDTNPDGTLAGDVPKLSVESDKLNSGFGSSILSALLRIPYSIFYTIRAALALLRHYAIPIIAFATVIGLVVFLIVIA is encoded by the coding sequence ATGAGCATATGCGAGTACTGCACTGATGACGACGACATGCCCTATCGCTGCAAGTACTGTGAGGGTACCTTCTGCAGCAAACACCGCCTTCCAGAAAACCATCAGTGTCTCGGTGTCACCTCGACGAGTGCTGATAGCAGGCGATTTGAAAGCGCATTCTCTGCTGCTGTCGAAAAACCTGGAACGCGCGGTGCTCGATACAAACCTACACAGAAGCACAAAACCAGAAGACAGGAACACGAGCCAACATCCTCACGAGAGTTTGAGCGCTCCGATTCACCACAGCCAAGAGGTCAATCAGGCCAACGTACCGAATTTGGAAAGCTCAGTGGCGGAGACGCCGGCCCAGATACCAATCCCGATGGGACGCTTGCAGGTGACGTGCCCAAGCTCTCAGTTGAGAGTGACAAGTTAAATTCTGGCTTTGGCTCATCGATTCTCTCTGCACTGCTCAGAATCCCATATTCAATCTTCTACACGATTCGAGCCGCCCTTGCCTTGCTCAGACACTACGCAATACCCATCATCGCATTTGCCACGGTTATCGGTCTTGTTGTATTTTTGATTGTGATTGCTTGA
- the gvpM gene encoding gas vesicle protein GvpM — protein MKPTKKNEEALADFVDVVLREGVVVQADLVISVADIPLVGIQLSAAVAGMQAMTEYGLLTEWDEEIRASTEETTDETPDVPTDRTL, from the coding sequence ATGAAGCCGACCAAGAAAAACGAGGAAGCGCTGGCCGACTTCGTGGACGTCGTTCTCAGAGAGGGCGTCGTCGTGCAGGCCGACCTCGTGATTTCGGTCGCCGACATTCCACTCGTCGGCATTCAGCTCTCGGCGGCGGTCGCCGGCATGCAGGCGATGACCGAGTACGGCCTGCTCACTGAGTGGGACGAGGAGATTCGAGCAAGCACCGAGGAGACGACGGACGAGACGCCCGACGTACCCACTGACCGAACACTTTAA
- the gvpL gene encoding gas vesicle protein GvpL yields MTADRRYVFCAVSVADGPDTYRTVGLDGTDAYLVREGAVGALVQPQDAAFERDDDEAVQRLLVDHLAIVDEVGETFGTPLPLRFNTVFEGGDDGVREWLRDDSEQIATQLDQLAGHWEYRIEVVWTDDRPATDENDDRLAELDAKLEDAAPGKRFLLEKQRDQRVAELARERKAAVQDDLESRVAPHAKAVAALDDQSLEIGGQETEGEVVARVSVLATDEGASAIGDLLDEVAAEEGVEVRYTGPWPPYTHVSEGVPE; encoded by the coding sequence ATGACCGCCGACCGACGGTACGTCTTCTGTGCAGTCTCAGTCGCAGACGGACCGGACACCTACCGCACCGTCGGGCTTGACGGAACCGACGCCTACCTCGTCCGAGAGGGGGCGGTCGGCGCACTCGTCCAGCCACAGGACGCCGCCTTCGAGCGCGACGACGACGAAGCCGTCCAGCGCCTGCTCGTAGACCACCTCGCCATCGTCGACGAGGTGGGCGAGACGTTTGGCACGCCGCTTCCGCTGCGCTTTAACACGGTGTTCGAAGGCGGTGACGACGGCGTCCGCGAGTGGCTTCGAGACGACAGCGAGCAAATTGCGACCCAGCTCGACCAACTTGCCGGCCACTGGGAGTACCGCATCGAGGTCGTCTGGACTGACGACCGCCCGGCGACCGACGAGAACGACGACCGACTTGCGGAACTCGACGCAAAACTCGAAGATGCGGCTCCCGGCAAACGGTTCCTCCTCGAAAAGCAACGCGACCAGCGGGTCGCCGAATTGGCCCGAGAGCGAAAAGCCGCAGTACAGGACGACCTCGAATCCCGGGTTGCGCCACACGCGAAGGCGGTCGCGGCGCTCGACGACCAGTCGCTCGAAATCGGCGGGCAGGAAACAGAAGGTGAGGTCGTCGCCCGCGTGTCGGTCCTCGCGACGGACGAGGGGGCGAGCGCCATCGGAGACCTGCTCGACGAGGTGGCCGCAGAAGAGGGTGTCGAGGTCCGGTACACCGGCCCGTGGCCCCCCTACACGCACGTCTCGGAGGGCGTGCCGGAATGA
- the gvpG gene encoding gas vesicle protein GvpG: MFLIDDLLFRPLLAILDAIHSVALTELYDVEEIRDRIKENRLLYELGDLSKAEYEERKAALEAELEAARRAHERVGSRIEVKR; the protein is encoded by the coding sequence ATGTTCCTCATCGATGACCTGCTCTTTCGACCGCTGCTCGCCATCCTCGACGCTATCCACTCGGTCGCGCTCACCGAGCTGTACGACGTCGAGGAGATACGCGACCGTATCAAGGAAAACCGGTTGCTGTACGAACTCGGCGACCTGTCGAAAGCCGAGTACGAGGAACGAAAGGCAGCGCTGGAAGCCGAACTGGAGGCGGCCCGCCGCGCCCACGAACGGGTCGGGAGCAGAATCGAGGTGAAACGCTAA
- a CDS encoding VOC family protein — MSSEIPVTHDLPESPIHTTGTDHMTIWGSNEADTVAFYRDLLGMPLVLRQPNLDDPSQTHLFFDTGDGRIVTFFVSDDRKSNPHGQRGAVGSVHHLCFRIAPDRFEEMVEAIEDDDRRYNIFDRGIFFSLYTHDNNGLVIELSTDKYDIPDDRRGEVLAKVQELREADGSDFAEDRHMKAALEALGMDATVHDLPAAPTGTGV, encoded by the coding sequence ATGAGTTCCGAGATACCCGTCACCCACGACCTGCCCGAGAGCCCGATTCACACCACCGGTACCGACCACATGACCATCTGGGGGAGCAACGAGGCCGACACAGTTGCCTTCTACCGTGACCTGCTCGGCATGCCGCTGGTGCTCCGGCAGCCAAATCTCGACGACCCCTCCCAGACGCACCTGTTCTTCGACACGGGCGACGGCCGCATCGTCACGTTCTTCGTGAGCGACGACCGCAAGTCGAATCCTCACGGTCAGCGCGGGGCCGTCGGGTCGGTCCACCACCTCTGTTTCCGCATCGCGCCCGACCGCTTCGAGGAGATGGTCGAAGCCATCGAGGATGACGACCGGCGCTACAATATCTTCGACCGGGGCATCTTCTTCTCGCTCTACACCCACGACAACAACGGCCTGGTCATCGAACTCTCGACCGACAAGTACGACATTCCCGACGACCGTCGCGGTGAGGTGCTGGCGAAGGTCCAAGAACTGCGCGAAGCCGACGGCTCCGATTTCGCCGAAGACCGCCACATGAAAGCCGCACTGGAGGCGTTAGGAATGGACGCGACGGTCCACGACCTGCCCGCCGCGCCGACCGGGACTGGGGTCTGA
- a CDS encoding GvpL/GvpF family gas vesicle protein, producing MTSNYYVYGVLEKTTLDLEVAGVEGASHVSTVDYPPFSAVVSDIDVEDPEETDENARAHDDVLQAVMEHGGGHTVVPMQFGMVFDSARGVKNILRGGRRAFTKALRDTEGMVELGVKLVAEQDTDVDTETIREDAAERLATVADEVAEGDLFSDLIVLNRSYLVAREKREAFDEAVDELEADYPDLRVQYTGPWAPYNFVDIEISGSRSNVPHR from the coding sequence ATGACGAGCAACTACTACGTCTACGGCGTGCTGGAGAAAACGACGCTCGACCTCGAAGTGGCGGGCGTGGAAGGCGCGAGTCACGTCTCCACCGTCGATTACCCGCCGTTCTCCGCCGTCGTCTCGGATATCGACGTGGAGGACCCAGAGGAAACCGACGAGAACGCCCGCGCTCACGACGACGTGTTGCAGGCCGTGATGGAGCACGGTGGCGGACACACCGTCGTCCCGATGCAGTTCGGGATGGTGTTCGACTCCGCACGCGGCGTGAAGAACATCCTGCGCGGGGGCCGCAGAGCCTTCACCAAGGCACTCCGCGACACCGAGGGGATGGTCGAACTCGGCGTCAAACTCGTCGCAGAACAGGACACCGACGTGGACACGGAGACGATTCGCGAGGACGCGGCGGAGCGTCTCGCCACCGTAGCCGACGAAGTCGCAGAAGGCGACCTGTTCAGTGACCTCATCGTGTTGAACCGGTCGTATCTCGTCGCCCGCGAGAAGCGCGAGGCATTCGACGAGGCGGTTGACGAACTCGAAGCCGACTACCCGGACCTCCGGGTCCAGTACACCGGCCCGTGGGCCCCGTACAACTTCGTAGACATCGAAATCAGCGGCTCTCGGAGCAATGTTCCTCATCGATGA
- the gvpA gene encoding gas vesicle protein GvpA, giving the protein MAGSQPDTSSLADVLDRILDKGVVIDVFARLSVVGIELLTVEARVVAASVDTFLKYAAEMSRIEQVTQSGDLEDIQEFEIKATS; this is encoded by the coding sequence ATGGCAGGTTCCCAACCAGACACCTCAAGTCTCGCAGACGTGCTCGACCGCATCCTCGACAAGGGCGTCGTCATTGACGTGTTCGCCCGCCTGTCGGTCGTGGGCATCGAACTGCTCACGGTCGAGGCGCGCGTCGTCGCCGCCTCCGTGGACACGTTCCTCAAGTACGCGGCGGAGATGAGCAGGATAGAGCAGGTAACACAATCTGGTGACTTAGAGGACATCCAGGAGTTC
- a CDS encoding site-specific integrase: MRNLQPISPSEAVELYLTERAAEVSKQTLYAHTSRLNFFLQWCDENEIDNLNDLTGRQLYEYRIWRRGDGNLAKATLKTQMATLRVFIRWCETLDAVEPDLHIKVVSPTLSKDEASRDVMLETDQAEEIIAYLERYHYASIHHVVFVLLWHTMMRRGAARALDVEDYHPDEQYLEVKHRPETDTPLKNKEEGERLVALSPFVCKVLDDWIRDQRHPVQDEYGRNPLLTSGRGRISAGTIQKYVYAYTRPCVTTNECPHGKEIENCKAARAEGYASMCPSSVSPHAVRRGGITDWLKRDVPTRVVSDRANVSQDILDKHYDRRTEREKMEQRRQFLDND, from the coding sequence ATGAGAAACCTGCAACCAATCAGCCCATCCGAAGCTGTAGAACTGTACCTTACCGAACGCGCAGCAGAAGTCTCCAAACAGACACTCTACGCCCACACCTCCCGTCTCAACTTCTTCCTCCAATGGTGCGACGAGAACGAGATAGACAACCTCAACGACCTCACCGGCCGCCAGCTCTACGAATACCGCATCTGGCGACGCGGCGACGGGAATCTCGCCAAAGCCACGTTGAAAACACAGATGGCGACCCTCCGCGTGTTCATCCGCTGGTGTGAAACCCTCGACGCCGTCGAACCCGACCTCCACATCAAAGTGGTCTCCCCGACGCTCAGCAAAGACGAAGCCAGTCGCGATGTCATGCTGGAGACCGACCAGGCTGAGGAAATTATCGCGTACCTCGAACGCTACCACTACGCGTCCATCCACCACGTCGTGTTCGTGCTGCTCTGGCACACCATGATGCGCCGTGGAGCCGCTCGGGCACTCGACGTAGAAGACTACCACCCTGATGAGCAGTACCTCGAAGTGAAACACCGCCCAGAGACGGACACGCCACTGAAAAACAAAGAAGAAGGCGAGCGACTGGTCGCGCTCAGTCCCTTCGTGTGCAAGGTGCTCGACGACTGGATTCGCGACCAACGCCACCCCGTCCAAGACGAGTACGGACGTAATCCACTGTTGACGAGCGGACGAGGCCGCATCTCGGCGGGAACCATCCAGAAGTACGTCTACGCATACACCCGGCCGTGTGTGACGACGAACGAGTGCCCCCACGGGAAGGAAATTGAAAACTGCAAGGCAGCACGCGCCGAGGGATACGCCTCGATGTGCCCAAGTAGTGTCTCACCGCACGCCGTTCGCCGGGGCGGTATCACCGACTGGCTCAAGCGTGATGTCCCGACGCGAGTGGTGAGTGACCGAGCGAACGTCTCCCAGGACATCTTGGACAAGCATTACGACCGGCGGACGGAGCGTGAGAAGATGGAGCAGCGTCGTCAGTTCCTCGATAATGATTGA
- the gvpJ gene encoding gas vesicle protein GvpJ, whose translation MDSSRPTRQQGDLADMVEMLLDKGVVINADIAVSVGDTELLDIRIRAALASFETAAQYGLEFPSGTDMERVEQASGRPELEEEPIDATSMTVESEHDDDD comes from the coding sequence ATGGATAGTAGCCGCCCGACCCGCCAGCAGGGCGACCTCGCAGACATGGTCGAGATGCTCTTGGACAAGGGGGTCGTCATCAACGCCGACATCGCGGTGTCGGTCGGCGACACCGAACTGCTCGACATCCGGATTCGCGCCGCGCTCGCGTCGTTCGAGACGGCCGCCCAGTACGGCCTCGAATTCCCGAGTGGCACCGACATGGAGCGCGTCGAACAGGCGTCCGGCCGGCCCGAACTCGAAGAAGAGCCAATCGACGCAACATCGATGACCGTCGAGTCGGAGCACGATGACGACGATTGA
- a CDS encoding gas vesicle protein K, with protein MTTIDVDGEDGGLVTLVATIADVLLEVMEREAIRRMESETLTDEEIERLGQRLATLEDELEQFKRDQGIEDDVDRLRGDLNGLIESALELPDDAAGLERRAQ; from the coding sequence ATGACGACGATTGACGTAGACGGAGAAGACGGCGGCCTCGTCACACTCGTCGCCACGATTGCGGACGTGTTGCTCGAAGTGATGGAGCGCGAAGCCATCCGTCGAATGGAGTCAGAGACGCTCACCGACGAGGAGATAGAACGCCTCGGCCAGCGACTCGCGACGCTCGAAGACGAACTGGAACAGTTCAAACGCGACCAGGGAATCGAAGACGACGTCGACCGCCTCAGAGGTGACCTGAACGGCCTCATCGAGTCGGCGCTCGAACTCCCCGACGACGCGGCTGGACTGGAACGGAGGGCGCAATGA